The DNA segment TGGCCTGGGCAGCAGACACCCCCATGCCTTGCATCACCTGGCTGCTATACGCCCCATTGCTGGCCCCTGTTGTTGAATTCAAGAAGAGTTCTATATATCTGTGCTGCATATTGGCCCTGTCTTTGGACATAGCTGCCACAGCTTCTTCATGAGTAGCAAACTCAACATCTGCTTCGCCCGTCACTCTTCCATCTGGGCCGATCTCAATATGGACTCTCACAGGGTTGAGAGGAGAGAAGAAGTTGTAAATGTCGTTCTCGGTCGCTTTGTACGGCAGGCCCCTCATGTGGACACAGTGGCCTGTGGTGCTCTGCACTGTGAACTCACTGTCGCCATATCTGTGGTCATACATTCCGGAGAGACAGTAGCTGAGGTCTCTCCCGAACAGGTCGGTGGTGAAGCCGTAGCCATCACTGAGGCCACTGTACTCCTCGTAGCCCCCGTAGCCTGTGCTGTAGGCACCGGGCCTCATCCTTTCCAGGCCTGCCTGCTTCACGATGCCAATGTACCTCCTGGCAGTCCCGGGCCGGTCATAGGGCCCTGGCCGCTGCACGGACATGAACTTCAGAGGGGGATCTGAGTATGACCTAACTTCCTCCTGGCTGCTCTTAAACACCTCAATGTACCTGTGCCCTATCCTCTCCTTGTGTTTCCCTAGAGCCTTCTCAGCTAACTCCTGCGAGGCAAACTGCACGAACGCTTCCCCTGTAATCTTGCCTTCGGGGTCCACAGGCAATGTGATCCCGTTTGGCACGATTTCCAACCCTGAGAAGAACTGAAC comes from the Pan troglodytes isolate AG18354 chromosome 8, NHGRI_mPanTro3-v2.0_pri, whole genome shotgun sequence genome and includes:
- the HNRNPF gene encoding heterogeneous nuclear ribonucleoprotein F isoform X1; this translates as MMLGPEGGEGFVVKLRGLPWSCSVEDVQNFLSDCTIHDGAAGVHFIYTREGRQSGEAFVELGSEDDVKMALKKDRESMGHRYIEVFKSHRTEMDWVLKHSGPNSADSANDGFVRLRGLPFGCTKEEIVQFFSGLEIVPNGITLPVDPEGKITGEAFVQFASQELAEKALGKHKERIGHRYIEVFKSSQEEVRSYSDPPLKFMSVQRPGPYDRPGTARRYIGIVKQAGLERMRPGAYSTGYGGYEEYSGLSDGYGFTTDLFGRDLSYCLSGMYDHRYGDSEFTVQSTTGHCVHMRGLPYKATENDIYNFFSPLNPVRVHIEIGPDGRVTGEADVEFATHEEAVAAMSKDRANMQHRYIELFLNSTTGASNGAYSSQVMQGMGVSAAQATYSGLESQSVSGCYGAGYSGQNSMGGYD